The DNA sequence TTTTCGAGATAGAGATGAAATGCCCCGAGCACCTTTTTCTCGCGCACCAGCGGAATGCATTGCGCATCGGAGTAGTGGGCCGTGGCTTTCTCGACTTCGGCGTTCTTTTGATTTGCGATCCAAACCGCGTGCCCTTCGTCGCAGACGAGCCGCATCAACTCTTCGCTCAACTCGACCTTCTGCTGCGCGTATTCCGGCAACACGATCTTCGATTTCAAATGGCGATCGTCGCTCACGGAAAGAAACCCGACGACCGAAGCCTGCGTTCGCGCGAGGACGAGCTCGAGCGCCATCTTGAGGCAAACTTGCGGATCGGAACAACCAAGCAACTTGATGCTGAGCTGATGGAGCAGCAGCAGATCTTTCGTCTGCTCCAACGTCTGTACGCTGGTAAGCTCCGGCGCCTCGGGCTCGAAGCTTCCCATCTTGAAGCGAGCCACGATCGATTGCGTGATGCCGATGTTCGGATCGCCGGGCAAGGTCGGCCGCATCCGGCTTTGATGAAACTTAAACTCCGTCGAACCGACCTTGAGATAATGCCCTTCCGCCAGCACCGAGTCGTCGATCTTCTGATCGTTGACGTAGGTGCCGTTGCGACTTTCCATGTCGCGCACCTGCCAACGCCCGCCGACGTTGCGCAGCACGGCATGCACGCGCGAGCAAAGGGGATCGTTCAGTTGGATCGTGCATTCCGTACCGCGCCCGATCGTGGTCTCGGAGTCGGGATCGAGCATGAAGTTGGTGCCGACGTCGCGGCCGAGCGACACGGTAAGGTAACTGTAAACGACGGCCATAGGCGAAGCGGCTTTCGGCGATGCTTAACTAAGGAAGAGGGCTCGGCGCCGGAAGTCTTACGGGTAACAACTCAAACACGAATAGTAAGATCGCGAATCGGGAAGGCACGAATCGGTTTTCAGGGATGCCAGCGACTCGGAGTTGCTTAGAATATCGTTATGAACGGGATCAACGACAAGCCCCAGACGCTCCTCGACGCCGCGAATTCGTCGTCCGACACCCATTCTTCGCGAGGCCTGCTGGTCGTCGGGCACGGCACGCGCGATCCGGCGGGCATCGCCGAGTTCCTGGCCGTGTCGCAACGGATCGCCGTGGCGGTCGCACCGCTGAAGGTCGAGGCGTCGTTCTTGGAACTGGCCGACCCCACGATCGACGCCGGAATCGCTCGGCTCGCAGCCGCCGGAGTTCGCGAGCTCACGGTCGCGCCGCTGATCTTGTTCGCCGCAGGGCATGCTAAGCAGGACATACCCCGAGCGGTCGCCCAGGCCGTGGCGCGGCATTCGGGCATGGCCGTGCGTCAGTTGCCGCATCTCGGTTGCCACGCCGAACTCCTCGCGCTCTCCGAGCGTCGCTTTCGCGAGGCCTGTGCAGCGAGAGACGCTTCCGGTTCGCCGCCGAATGTCGTTTGGCCGCATGAAACCCTGCTGCTCATGGTCGGCCGAGGAAGCCACGATCCTGAGGCGACGGCCGAGATGCATCGTTTCGCGAACCTGCGCCTGCAAGCTTCCCACTGCGGCCGGCTCGAGGTCGCCTTCACGGCGATGGCCGAGCCGGGCCTCGACGAAGCGCTCGAAAACGCGGCCCGGCTCCCTTATCACCGAGTGGTCGTGCAGCCGCATTTGCTCTTCGCCGGAGTGCTGCTCGAACGGGTTCGCGAGCAGGTCGCCGAGGCGGCTCGCAGGTTTCCCGATCGGCAATGGGTCACGACAGGACATTTAGGACCGGAGCCGGAAGTAGTGAATGCCGTTGCGGCGAGTCTCTTTTCGTCGCCGGCTGCCGGCACGTGCGATTGAGCGGAGCAAGGCGAAAACCGCGGCCGGCGATTTCAAGATGAATGTTCTGACACACTTGTTATCGGGCTGATCTTGCATCCATCCGGCCTGCGGGATAGCATTCGAGAACGTAGACGACTACCAACTAAGTCGTTCGGATTTAGGAACTTATGCACGGCCGTGCATCTCAGCCGTGTGCCCGCATCGAGATCAAGGAATCGTTCATGAATCGTTGGCTCGCCCCCACGCGCGCAATCACCGGTTGTGCGTTGCTTCTTTCCGCCGTCGTCTTGTCGGCGGTCCCTGCCGGCATTCTCCGTGCGGAGCTCACCGGTTCGACGGCCGAAGATCGCCAGATCACGCTGGCAGTCACGCGTTACATGCGCGACGGCCACATCACGCGCCACGAACTCAACGATGAGATCGCCGAACGACTCGTCACGAACTTCTTGAAGACGCTCGATGCTCAGAAGGTCTTCTTTTATCAAAGCGATATCGACTCTTTCCGCAAAGAAGAAAAAGAGCTCGACGATGCCATTCGCCGCGGCAATACCGACTTCGCCTTTAAGGTGTTCGGAATCTACCTGAAGCGAGTCGACGAACGGATTAAGTGGATCGACCAATTGCTCGCCACGCCGTTCGATTTCACGATCGACGAAGATATCGTTCGCGATCCCGACACGATGAAGTACGCCGTCGACGAAGCCGCCGGGAAGGAACTCTGGCGCAAGAAGATCAAGTACGACCTGCTCGCGCTCAAAGCGACGGAAAAGATGGAAGGACAAGAAGCCCGCGACAAGCTTGCCCGCCGCTACCACGGCCTGCAAAAGCGAATGCACCAACTCAAGCAACATGAGTTGCTCGAATGGTACCTTACCGCGATGACGACTTCGTACGATCCGCACTCCACGTATATGTCGCCGGCGTCGAAGGAAAACTTCGAGATCCAAATGCGGCTGAACCTGCAAGGAATCGGCGCGCAACTGCAATACGACGACGGCTATACCGTGGTCAACAAAGTCATTCCCGGCGGCGCTGCCGACAAAGACGGACGACTCAAGAAGAAGGATCGGGTCGTCGGCGTCGGCCAAGGGACCGATGGACCGATCAAGGACGTCGTCGATCTCAGCTTGAACGAAGTCGTCGATCAGATTCGGGGCAAAAAGGGAACGATCGTCCGTCTGCAAGTCGTGCCTTACGGGACGAGCGAAAAGCAGATCTACAACATCACGCGCGCTCAAATCGAGCTGAAGGAAAGCGAAGCCCGGAGCGAAGTCATCAAGGAAAAACGTGACGGCAAGGATCGCAAGGTCGGCTACATCTCCCTGCCGAGCTTCTATATGGACATGGAAGGGGCTCGGCTCGGGCTGCCGAACTATAAGAGCACGACTCGCGACGTCGCCGCGATTCTCGAGAAGTTCCGGGCCGAAGGAGTCGAAGCCGTCGTGCTCGACTTGCGCTTCAACGGCGGTGGTTCGCTGACCGAAGCCATCAACCTCACCGGCCTGTTCATCGACGAAGGTCCGGTCGTGCAGGTGAAGG is a window from the Planctomycetia bacterium genome containing:
- a CDS encoding sirohydrochlorin chelatase, with amino-acid sequence MNGINDKPQTLLDAANSSSDTHSSRGLLVVGHGTRDPAGIAEFLAVSQRIAVAVAPLKVEASFLELADPTIDAGIARLAAAGVRELTVAPLILFAAGHAKQDIPRAVAQAVARHSGMAVRQLPHLGCHAELLALSERRFREACAARDASGSPPNVVWPHETLLLMVGRGSHDPEATAEMHRFANLRLQASHCGRLEVAFTAMAEPGLDEALENAARLPYHRVVVQPHLLFAGVLLERVREQVAEAARRFPDRQWVTTGHLGPEPEVVNAVAASLFSSPAAGTCD
- a CDS encoding carboxy terminal-processing peptidase, which codes for MNRWLAPTRAITGCALLLSAVVLSAVPAGILRAELTGSTAEDRQITLAVTRYMRDGHITRHELNDEIAERLVTNFLKTLDAQKVFFYQSDIDSFRKEEKELDDAIRRGNTDFAFKVFGIYLKRVDERIKWIDQLLATPFDFTIDEDIVRDPDTMKYAVDEAAGKELWRKKIKYDLLALKATEKMEGQEARDKLARRYHGLQKRMHQLKQHELLEWYLTAMTTSYDPHSTYMSPASKENFEIQMRLNLQGIGAQLQYDDGYTVVNKVIPGGAADKDGRLKKKDRVVGVGQGTDGPIKDVVDLSLNEVVDQIRGKKGTIVRLQVVPYGTSEKQIYNITRAQIELKESEARSEVIKEKRDGKDRKVGYISLPSFYMDMEGARLGLPNYKSTTRDVAAILEKFRAEGVEAVVLDLRFNGGGSLTEAINLTGLFIDEGPVVQVKDKDGDRQPYNDLEKGVAWDGPLVVLCNKFSASASEIFAGAIQDYGRGVIIGDPQTHGKGTVQSLLDLGRQMFQVPNSPALGALKLTMQQFYRPNGDSTQNQGVRSDIVLPSLTAELEVGESDLDHALPFDHIDAAPYRRVNFVEKGTLDRLKDLSKKRCETSPDFQKVDHRVTRYRDQKKKKTISLNEEKFLAEVNADKEEGDLENEIEKEMNEQDKPVVKKDYYFNEALAVTLDYLDAIKAAGARKITAVGDR